A stretch of Chanodichthys erythropterus isolate Z2021 chromosome 20, ASM2448905v1, whole genome shotgun sequence DNA encodes these proteins:
- the stxbp3 gene encoding syntaxin-binding protein 3 isoform X2 has protein sequence MATGAEHGLKKIVWQRIKDTIIADCRKSEVWKILILDQFTTRLLSSCCKMSDLMSENITIVEDLYKNREPVPEMKAIYFMTPTAKCVDAFINDFKPKPKYRAAYVFFTDYCPDELFDKMKKNCGKHIKVCKEINISFLPQEAQVFTCDNPEAFKSIYNPNSQDRDQTLEMIADQIVTLCATLDEYPGVRYKKDSALGYGKQLAELVDNKLARHYELDDISKNKGKTPAQLLIVDRALDPVSPILHELTYQAMAYDLLSIKDNTYEYKSKDGSKKEALLNEDDELWVKLRHMHIAEVTERIPKLVKDISASQNEKQKADGKITIGALSQLMKKMPAFRKQVAQKTVHLSLAEELMSHYQEFVEKLCKAEQDLAVGADAEGQKVKDPMRTLLPVLLNQYNTNDKIRAVLLYIFSLNGTTAENLNKLIQHVKIEHESGYILNWKHLGVPIVSTTSTFLARKPSRRDRSDEETYNVSRWTPVIKDVMEDAVENKLDIKDWPFQSECPSAWNGSRACAAEAQGQLSGRSQERLAPHHLYSGWSQSLRNALCL, from the exons ATGGCAACTGGAGCAGAACACGGCTTGAAAAAAATAGTTTGGCAAA GAATCAAGGACACCATCATTGCTGACTGCAGAAAGTCAGAAGTATGGAAG ATCCTCATACTGGACCAGTTTACCACCCGCCTCCTCTCCTCCTGCTGCAAGATGTCCGATCTCATGTCAGAGAACATCACAA TTGTGGAGGACCTGTACAAAAACAGAGAACCAGTTCCAGAGATGAAGGCCATCTACTTCATGACCCCTACTGCCAAG tgtgttgATGCTTTTATTAATGACTTCAAACCGAAACCCAAATACAGAGCTGCATATGTCTTCTTCACTGACT ACTGTCCTGATGAGCTCTTTGACAAGATGAAGAAGAACTGTGGCAAACACATTAAAGTGTGTAAAGAGATCAACATCTCGTTTCTGCCACAGGAAGCACAA GTGTTTACCTGTGATAACCCAGAGGCCTTCAAGAGCATCTACAATCCGAACAGTCAGGACAGAGATCAGACGCTGGAGATGATCGCCGATCAGATCGTAACTCTCTGCGCCACACTGGACGAGTACCCTGGAGTCAGATACAAGAA AGATTCAGCTCTCGGATATGGAAAGCAGTTGGCTGAACTTGTGGATAATAAACTGGCGCGACATTACGAGTTGGATGACATCTCGAAAAACAAG GGAAAAACGCCAGCTCAGCTTTTGATCGTTGATCGTGCGCTGGACCCTGTCAGCCCCATTCTTCACGAGCTCACCTACCAGGCCATGGCTTATGACCTTCTATCAATAAAGGACAACACCTATGA GTATAAATCAAAGGATGGCTCTAAGAAAGAAGCTTTACTGAATGAAGATGATGAATTATGGGTCAAATTACGTCACATGCACATTGCTGAGGTCACTGA GCGAATCCCCAAACTGGTGAAGGACATTTCTGCCAGCCAAAATGAGAAGCAAAAGGCTGATGGGAAG ATCACAATCGGAGCGCTATCACAGCTCATGAAGAAGATGCCAGCCTTCCGTAAGCAGGTGGCTCAG AAAACTGTCCACTTAAGTTTAGCCGAGGAACTGATGAGCCATTATCAGGAATTTGTGGAAAAACTCTGCAAAGCAGAACAG GATCTGGCTGTAGGTGCAGATGCTGAAGGACAGAAGGTAAAGGACCCCATGCGGACGTTACTTCCTGTGCTGTTGAACCAGTATAACACCAATGACAAGATCCGGGCCGTGCTTCTCTACATTTTCAGTCTCAACG GTACAACAGCAGAGAACCTGAATAAACTGATCCAGCATGTGAAAATTGAGCATGAGAGTGGGTATATCCTGAACTGGAAACATCTGGGAGTTCCCATCGTCTCCACA ACAAGCACATTCTTAGCTCGCAAACCATCACGGAGAGACCGGTCAGACGAGGAGACTTACAACGTGTCTCGCTGGACACCTGTCATCAAAGATGTAATGGAG gATGCAGTGGAGAACAAACTGGACATTAAAGACTGGCCGTTCCAGTCTGAATGCCCGTCTGCTTGGAACGGCTCGCGTGCT